The sequence GCCGCGAGAAGCGCCTCATCGACACCTTTGCCTTGCTCTCCCCGGAGCAGGCCTCCACGCTGCTGACCCTTCTCCGAACCTACCTGGAGGCTTTTCGTCAACAATACGATGATGCGACCGGCGGGGAGCCCATTCCCCGGGCAGGCGAGCCGTGCTAATGCCTCCTGGCAGCAGCGCGACCCCTCAGGAGCAAGCACAGGCCGTATTCCACCGCCTGCAACACCTGTACGGTGACCCGCCATCTTTCCCCCGGCTTGATCCCATCTCGGAGCTGGTATGCACCATCATCAGTCAGAATACCAACGACCGACTCAGGGACCAGGCCTACAAAACCCTGCGCCAGCGCTTTCCTACCTGGGAACAGGTGCGGGACGCACCAGAGGACCAGGTCGTAGGGGCAATTCAAGTGGCGGGGCTGGGGCAGACCAAGGGTCCCCACATCCAGAGTGCCCTGCGGCGCATCACCACTGAACGAGGCAGGCTCGAGCTCGAGTTCCTTCGTGGGATGCCGGTCGAGGAGGCCAAGGGATGGCTCACTGCTATGAAAGGAGTGGGACCCAAGACAGCGGCCATCGTGCTCTTGTTCTCGTTGGATAGGCCTGCTTTTCCAGTCGACACGCATATCCATCGCGTGAGCAGACGGCTGGGATTGGTGCCGCAATCAACTTCGAGGGAGAAGGCACACCAACTGCTGGAGCAGCTGATGCCGCCGGAGACGTACTACCCTTTGCATCTCAATCTGATTCGCCACGGCCGTGAGGTGTGCGTTGCGCGCAAGCCACGCTGCGACCAGTGCCCCCTGCGCGACCTTTGCCAGTACTATTCCTCGATCACAGTTCCTCAGGAGTAAAGGCCACCACATCGTCGATGCTGTCGGTGTCATGCATCAGCATCACCAGGCGGTCTACGCCCAGAGCGATCCCGGCGCACGGCGGCATGTCCTGCAGCTCCTCCAGGAACTTGACGGCCAGGGGATAGGGCGGTTTGCCGCTTGAGCGGCGGTAGGCCTCCTCTGCCTCAAAGCGCCGGCTCTGCTCTGCCGGGTCGACCAGCTCAGAGAAGCCATTGGCCAGTTCCAGCCCCGCGATGTAGAGCTCAAAGCGTTCGGCCACCGATGGGTTATCGGCCCTCAGCCGCGCCAGCGACCCGCGTGACGCGGGGTAGTCGTAGAGGAATGTCGGCACTGGATGGCCCAGCAGGGGCTCAATGTCGCGCACCATACGCTCATCAAAGGTCCCTTCGCCGAGTGCATCCTCGGCCGAGACACCAGAATAGTGCTGGTAGGCCTCTTCGACGGTCAGCCGGTGCCATTGAGCGGCCAGCCGTATCGCCTGTCCCTGATAAGTCAGGGTGCGTCGTTTCATTACGCGGCGAACAACGCCTGTCACCAGTGCTTCCGTCTCGTCCATCAGGCTGGTGTAGTCTGCCCCGGCCCTGTACCATTCGAGCATGGTGAATTCAGAGATGTGACGGCGGCCTCGTTCTCCCGCCCGCCAGCAATGGCAAATCTGAAAGACCCGAGGATAGCCCGCAGCGACCAGCCGCTTCATGCACAGTTCGGGCGAGGCGTGAAGGAACCAGCCATCGGCCGGAATTGCATCGATGTGCGATTCCGGCGCGGGGGCGGGGATACGGAACGGCGTCTCAACTTCCAGATACTGGCGTGTCCGGAAGAAATCTCGGAGCGCGTTGATGGTGGCGGCCCGGGTTTCCAGCGCTCTCTTCCGGCTGGCCAGCCGCCAGTTGGTCACCAAGCGCTACCCCTTCACGCGGGTTACGTAGGAGCCTGTACGGGTGTCTATCTGGACCAGCTCACCCTCATTGACGAACGGGGGCACTTTCATCTGCAGCCCGGTTTCCAGCGTCACTGTCTTGAGATCCGAGCTGGAGGTGTCTCCCTTGGCCCAGGGAGCGCTTTTGACCACGCGGAGGTTGACAAAGTTGGGCACATTCACGCCGATGGGACGGTCCTGGAAAAAGAGCACTTCGACCGAAACGTTGTCGATCAGGTAATTGGCCGCATCGCCCAGTGCATCTTCGGCGATGCCCATCTGCTCAAACGATTTGGTGTCCATAAAGTGGTAGGTGCCACTCTCGTGGTACAGGTACTGCATGGTGCGTTGCTCGAGAATGGCCTGCTCCAGCGACTCGCCAGAACGGTAGGTTCGGTCGATGATGCTGCCGTTCAGCATGTTCCGCAGGCGGGTGCGGTAAATGCCCTGCCCTTTGCCCGGTTTGGTGAACTCGAACGAGATGACGGTATAAGGTTCATTGTCGATAGCAATGGTCAGCCCTTTGCGCAGATCAGATACAGTGTACATCTCTAGAAACCCTCTTCTTTAGAATGAGCAGTACAATTGCAGTCTGATTATGATAGCATGCCCCCGCAGTTTAGGCAAGCCTTCACTATCGTTCACGAGGAGTTTATATGGTTCAATACGCCATTGAAACCGAGAATATGGTGCGCATCTTTGGACAAGTGCGCGCTGTCGACGGCATCTCGATGCGCGTTCCGGCAGGGGCGATCTTTGGCTTTCTTGGGCCCAACGGTGCCGGCAAGACCACCACACTGAGGCTTTTGCTCGGTCTACTGGAACTCAACGGCGGTTCGGCTCGAGTGCTCGGATACGACGTGGCAACTCAGGCGGCATCGATCCGTGAGCACACTGGCGTGCTGCTGGAAAATGACGGACTCTACGGCCGGCTGACGGTGTATGACAATCTCGACTTTATGGGGCAGGTCTACCACCTGCCGCCCCGGCAGCGGCAAGAACGAATCCGCCAGTTGCTCGAGCACCTGGGCCTGTGGGAGCGGCGCGACGCTGACGTAACCAAACTCTCCAAGGGGATGAAGCAGAAGGTGGCCGTGGCCAGGGCTCTGCTGCACCGCCCGAGCCTGGTATTCCTCGATGAGCCATCGGCTGGATTGGACCCGGTAGCGGCCGTGGCGCTACGTCAGGACATTCAGAACCTCGCCCGCCAGGAAGGGACCACGGTCTTTTTGACCACTCACAACCTCGCCGAGGCCGAGAGGATCTGTGACCTGGTGGGAGTCATCCGCAAAGGCCAGTTGCTGGCTCTGGCTGCTCCTTCCCAGCTGCGCGACAGCACCTCCGGAACCACCGTCCACTTCTCTGGTCAGGGGTTTTCGCAGCCCGTCCTCGACAGGCTGTGCGCTCTGCCCTTTGTGCGGTCGGCTACGGTCGCAGGTGACCAACTGCAGGTCGAACTCGGCTCTGGCGGAGCAGTGCCCGAGCTGGTCGCCCTTCTGGTACAGGAGGGAGTGCAGATTGATGAAGTGCATAAAGGCAGTGGCAGTCTTGAAGAAGCTTTTGTCACCCTGATGCAGGAGAACCAGGAGCGCGGCGGGGAGGGCCTCTCATGAACGACATACTCATCGTCATGGTCAAGGAACTCAAAGAGTTCTGGAGAGCGAGAGGGGGCATGCGCTCCAGGCTGGTCTCTTTCCTGCCCATCTTTTTCGTCTTTGGAGTATTCTGGCCTCTTCAGGGGCGCGAGGCCTGGACCAGCGTACCGTTCCTGCCAGGCATGCTGTTCATGCTCCTGCCCCTCACCCTGGCCGGCAGCACGGCGGCAGATAGTTTTGCCGGTGAACGTGAGCGTCATACACTAGAGACGTTGCTGTCGACTCGCCTCTCGGACCGTGATATCTATGCCGGCAAAGTACTGGCCACTACGCTCTACTGCACCGGCCTGGTCTGGGCTTGCGCCTTGATTGCCCTCATCACACTCAATCTCACGCGCGGTAACGAACCCATCTTCTGGTATGCAGGCATCTCCTGGCTGCTGATCATTGTCGGAACTCTGCTTCTGGCCGTGCTCATGACGGCCATTGGTGTGCTCGTCTCTCTGCGCGCCGCCACTGTCCGAGCGGCGGCCCAGACCTTTAGCCTGATTACTCTGGTCGTCTTTGTCGGGGTGCCTCTGCTGGTCCAGTTTCTGCCCGCTTCGGTGCAACTGGCCCTGGCGCAGGCTCTCACCACCTCCGATATGACCCTTGTGGCCATTCTGGCTGGCGTCGTCATTGCCATTGCTGACCTAGTCTTGCTGGCACTGGGCACTGCCCGATTTCAACGTACTCGACTGATCCTCGAAGAGTAGCCAACAGACAAAAGCCCCCGCCTCGTCAGTGAGGCGGGGGCTTCTTCGATGGTTATTGCGCTCTCAGCATTGGCAGCTGAGCAAAGTCATCCGGGGTCAACTTGTCCATATCCTTCTCCTGCGAGGCAGGATAGGTGCTCAGCCACTGCTCCTGCGTTTTCGCGGCACCTGCGGGCAGGTACACGTCAATGATGCGCGTGTGATTTGTGTCTGCCGGAGCGCCGCCAAAGCGCCACTGGGCATTCTGCGCTTCAACCTCGCGCACGCGCCACACACCTGCCGCCGGATAGCCCTCCTGCCCCAGCACTACCGCCAGATAGCCCCATTCCCGCGGCTCCCAACTCGAGAAAGCGCTCCTGGGTACACGTACCGTCACCTTCTTGCCTGACGGGTCAACCACGATCTTGAGCGACACATCCACCTTTTGTGGCGCTCCTTTGCTGTCCACCCGGTAGAGACCAGGAGTCCACCCCTCAACCCAGACAACATAGTCCCAGGCATCCTCTGCCGCCACCGCAGCATTGCGACCGGGCAGTAGCATTCTCGAGCCAGAGCCGGGCTTGCCGTCCACGTCGATGTAGGCATCAAAGGTCTGCACCGAGAGGTTCACTGCGGAACCCCACGGATTGGCCACTGGACCGAACACCGAGAAGGTCAGAACCAGATTGTTGTCGTCGTAGCCGGCTACGAACTGCCTCGCGTCGAAGCACTGAGCCGGAAAGACGCCGTCCGTGGGGTAGGTGTAGCTGCCAGGACCGTGGTCGTCCTTCTCCGCATCGTCCAGCGTGAGCACCGCTGTCACTGCGCTGATGTCGGGCACCACCAACTGCGCCGGCCCGCCCAGAGGTGCACTGTCGATGTCTACTCCTCCGCGACTTACCACCAGTATCAAGTTCACGCGGTCTCCCGCCTCCAGATCCGGCAGGTTCTTGAAGGGTATGACCAGTTCCACCGTGTTGCCCTTGACCGCCACTTCGTTCAGGCTGGTGGGCTTGTCCCACTCACTGTAGCCCTTGGCGGCGGAGTAGGCAGCGCTCACCTGGCCCGCCTTGATCTGCACCGCGGCTTCACCGGCCGCACCAAAACCGAGGATCGTCTTGGGCGTAGCCATAGCCCCGAAGCGAGAGAAGGTGTTGATGAGCTTGCTGTGCGGGTTGGACAGGTAGGCCGCGATAGTGAGCTCTGGAGCGAGGGTCAGCCAGTCACTCCGCCCCTCGACCCGCAGATAGATGTTCTTCTTGTCATAGCCATAGTAGAGGCCGGAGATGACATCCTCCGCGCGCGCCATGGCACCGCCCGACTTGAAGTAGTACCCGGCCTGGGCCCACTCGTCGTGGCCTGCCTGGCCATCGACCACCGGGGTGAAGAGACCGGCTACCTCCTGCGTCGGAGCGGCAGCCTGAGGCGGCATGATTGGCACATACAGCCAGTCCGGCACATCTTCGCCCATGGTGCGGTAGATGTCGACCAGGGTCTGGCGGTACATCGTGTCAAAGGCTCTCTCATCAGCGACGCTCTGGTCCGAGCCATACCACCAGAACCAGTCAGATCCTTCAGCAAAGTACATCAGCTCCATCGCGGCGTCGTAGGTCTTGGCAGCAACCGTATTGCGCCGGTTGATGAGCATGGTTCTCGTCTTGAGCAGATAGTTCCAGGCCGTGTTCTCCTCATCTTCGCCAATCCAGGTCGAGTAATCTGGCGTGAACCAGCAGCCTGGCCACAGCTTGGTGATCTTGCGCTGATCAGGGAACTTGGCCAGATACTCGGAAGGAGTGATGGTCACGATATCCCTGGCATCGGTCAGGCGCTGATAAAGCGCGTTCAGGAAGGCCTTACCGTCATTATCGTAGTACTCCCAGGCATTTTCACCATCCAGAAGCACCGTTACCAGATGAGGCCCGGTGGCGTTTTCGGCCTTGAGCTCGGCTTTGATGTCGCGCAGCCGCTTCATCAAGTCGTCGGCGGCGACATCACCGGGCGTGCCGCTGTAGGTGAAGCCAACCTTGTCCGAGATGAGCAGGTCGCGGAACACCATCCCCACCGGACGCCCGGTACCCTGCTGCACATAGTACGGCCGATAGAGCTGATCGGCTTGCTGGACCACGTCCTTGCTGTTCCGCGTGAACCCTTCCAGGCCAAGCGATTTGGCCAGCACTTGTTCCCCGGAGGCCATCCAGATGACACCGGCATCGGACACCATCTTGACGATTTCCTGAGCGACCGCGCCTTCACCCGGCCACATACCACGCGGCTCGCGCCCAAACAGGGCCTTGTACTTCTCGACGCCCTTTTGCACCTGAGCAATGGCGTCATTGGGGAAGGAGAATCGCTCCGGCAGCTTGGCATCGGGCATACCTATCTTGGCCAGGTCCGTATCGTAGAGCAAAGGCAGGATGGGATGGGTATAGGGGGTAAAGGTCACTTCGATCTGCCCGGCATCTTGCAGCTCCTTGTGGATGGGCAGCACCATCTTGATCACTTCGAGCGCCTTGTCGAAAACGATGCCCTTGTCGGCTTCGCTAAAGTCGCGCCCCTTAGTCACCAGTGATTTGAGCGGTTCTTCGGCCAGGAAATCCGGATCAAACCAGGCCAGATTGAACCATACCTGCAGGTCGCGATAGTCGGCTTCGGTATAGGACAGGAGAGCCTTCTGCACCGTTGCGTCGCTATCGTCGCTGCCGCGTTTGGCCAGCAGCTCGGCATAGCGGGGGTAGATCTTGATGATGTGATCCCAGTTGGCATCAAAGAAGCGCTTCAGCAAGTAGACCTTGTCTTCCTCGGTCAGCTCTGCGGCCGGCTTCTCGGCCAGGATCCAGTACTGGTCCCGCGCACCGGCAATCAGGTCCTCGAGCTGAAAGATCAGGCTCGGCGTAAGGTTGAAAGTAGCCTTTACCCCGGGGTACTTTTTCAGCATGGCGGCCATGTCGTAATAGTCTTTCTGCGCATGGGCACGCACCCAGGGCTTGCTGTAGACTCCTGTCGCCGGGTCCTTGTAGTATCTGGGCTGGTGCTGATGCCAGATGATGGACAGGTACAACGGCTCTTCCGGCACGGAGGTAGGCGTTGGGGGTGGAGTAGCCGTTGGCGGGACAGGCGTGGGCTTTGGGGCACAGCCAAACAACACTACCAGAACGAGCAACCAGGCAATGATCCGCGTCACGCGTGACATCGCTCCTCCTTGAGACCGCACGGTGCGCCGTCTTGGGACACTCACCGTGCTGCCCAGCTTTTCGAAATCAAACTGCGCTATTATACTCCGCATCGGAGGCGCAACGTAAGCGCCTCGTTCGTGTTTTGATTGATATTAGCTCGCAGCCCAGGAGGCCTCGACGGAATGCAGTTCATACAGTTTGCTGTAATGGCTGTTATTGCCTATGTGATCGGCTCTTTTCCAACCGGGTATCTCGCTGCCCGCTTCTTCAAAGGGGTTGACCCGCGACAGCATGGCAGTGGGCGCACTGGCGGCACCAACATCCTGCGCACGGCGGGCAAGGGCGCGGCCCTGATCACTGTTATCGGAGATCTGCTCAAGGGGCTGCTGGCTGTTCTCGTGGCCCGCTTCTGGATCGGCACGCAGGTTGCAGAGGTAGTGGCCGGGCTAGCCGCCGTTCTGGGCCATAACCGCTCGATCTTTCTCGGTTTCAAGGGCGGGGCCGGCTCGATGACCAACGTTGGTGCGCTGCTGGCTATGGCACCGTACGTGGTACCCTTTGTGGCAGTGGCTGCCTACGTCGCCGGTCGAGTTTCGCGTATTGCCTCGCTCGTGTCGGTCGCCGCAGCAGCGACCTCCATCATCGTTCTGGGAATCGGCTACCTCCTGCACTTTACTCCTGTGGCGTATCTGCTCTATGGTGTGCTGGCGGGCCTGCTGATCCTGTTTGAGCTGCGGCCCAATCTGCACCGCCTGAGCAATGGCACTGAACGACGCGTGGACAACTACTAGCCAACAAATCAAACGGCCCCGCTGAAGGTATCAGCGGGGCCGTTTCTGTGTTCGTGAGGACTAGCTCAGGATCTTGCCCAGGAACTGCCTAGTTCGCTCCTCTTTGCAGGTGGCCAGCGAGAGCCCATCCGGTGACGTTTCTTCAACGATGTGTCCCTCGCACATAAAGACGATCCGCCTGGCCGCCGCTTTGACAAAGCCCATCTCGTGCGAGACCACCACCATGGTCATCCCTTCTCTGGCCAGGTCGAGCATGACGTCGAGGACCTCTTTGATCATCTCCGGATCCAGCGCCGAGGTTGGTTCATCAAAAAGCATAATCTTCGGCTGCATGGCCAGAGCGCGAGCGATGGCCACACGTTGTTGCTGACCACCAGACAACTGCGCCGGATAGGCATCCGCCTTGTCGGGAATTCCGACCTTGATCAACAATTCGCGCGCGATGCTAGTTGCTTCTTCCTGCGACCGCTTGCGCACGACCGTCTGCGCCAGGGTGATATTCTGCAGGGCAGTGAGGTGCGGGAACAGGTTGAACAACTGAAACACCATGCCAACCTCTTCCCTGACCTTGTCGATGTTCTTGGCTTCCGTTAGCGGGATGCCATCGACCACGATCCGCCCGCTGTCCACGCTCTCCAAGTGGTTGATGCAGCGCAAGAACGTCGATTTGCCTGACCCGCTGGGGCCGATGATCACCACCACTTCGCCCCGTTCCACGTTCAGGCTGACGTCATCGAGGGCCACCACCCGGCCAAATCTCTTGCTGACATGCGCAATCTCAATAATGTTCTCAGCCATTCCCATCACCGGCTCCAAACCCAGCCACGCCGCTTCCTTTTCAGGAACACGGGGCTAGCGATAGTAACTGGTCCGCTCCTCAACGTAGGCGACGACCCGCGAGAGGAACAGCGTCATCAGCAGATAGACCAGGGCCACCATAAGCCACGTCTCGAGCGGCATAAACGTGCTGGCCATAAACTCTCTACCGCGGCGCGTTAGGTCCGCCACGGCCACCACCGATACCAGCGACGAATCTTTCAAGAGGGAGATGAACTCGTTACCCACTGGCGGCAGGATCGTTCGAATGGCCTGAGGCAGTATTACGTAGCGCATCGCCTTGATGTAGCCCATTCCCAGAGAACGCGCCGCTTCCATCTGACCCTTGGGAATGGATTCAATACCTGCGCGAAATATCTCGGACATGAACGCACCGTAGCAGATAGTAAGGCCAACTACCGCTGCCCCATACGGGTTGATCTTGACCGCAACCAGGCGAGCAGACAGCGTGGGCCAGGAGTTGGCCAACTTGAAACCCAGCTCGCGGATCACGATGGGCGACGCGTAATAAATGAACATCAATTGCACCAGCAGCGGAATGCCACGGATGATCTCGACATAGACGGAAGCAATGCCCTTGATGAGTGGCACCTTGGAGATGCGACCCAGGCCGCCGATCAACCCGACCAGCATGATGAACACAAAGGAGACCGTCGTAACTCCCACGGTCACGCGCAGGCCATCACGCAAGAACACCAGAATGCGCAGGTAGGGGTCCGGTCTGCTCCGAGCCAGGTACACCGTAAAGAGCGCCACTCCCAGAAACAGGAGCCACCATTGGTCAAGCCGCTCCCAGAGTGCCCGCCGTTCCGGTCCTGGCCCGCCTTTTGTCGACCGTGGAAGGCCTTTCTTTACCGCCATGATTCAAACGCACCTTTCAACGTACAGGCAGCGGAATTAACCTGCGTCATCGTCACATCCTCAGGCGAGGGTCAAGCGCGTCGCGAAGCCCGTCACCCAGCAGGTTGAACCCCAGTACGTTCAGCATAATCGCCAGCCCCGGAAACAGCACAATGTGTGGAGCAGTGAAAACAGAACCGCGGCCTTCGCCAAGCATCGAGCCCCACTCCGGCGTGGGAGGACGCGCGCCCAGCCCGAGAAAGCTCAGCCCGGCCGCATCCAGTATAGCAGTAGCAATGCCCAGTGTGCCGGCGACCAGCACTGGGGTGATCGCATTGGGCAAAATCTCGCGCCACAGGATCCTGGCGGTTGGCACTCCAACTGCTCGCGCCGCCAGCACAAACTCCTGCTCTTTCACCGATAGCACGCTGGCGCGCATGATGCGAGCATAGGTCGGAATGGAGACAAAGGCAATGGCATAGAGCATGTTCATCAGACCTGGCCCCAGAATGGACACTACCGCGATGGCCAGCAACAGCCCGGGAAAGGCCAGCAAGATGTCCATCAGGCGCATGATCACGTTATCGACCCAGCCGCCGACAAAGCCAGCGACGGCACCAAGGATCGCGCCTACGACGATGGCCATCGACACCGACAACAGCCCGATCTGGAGCGACACCCGGGCTCCGTAGATAATGCGGCTAAAGATGTCTCGGCCGACTTCGTCGAGCCCCATCCAGTGCTGGCGGGATGGCGGCTGCCGTCTCAGGAGAATCTTCTGCGCTGTGGGGTCATAGGGTGCCAGAAGAGGCGCAAGGACTGCGGCAAGTACAAAAAGACCAATGATGCCCATGCCGACGATGGCCAGCTTGTCGCGAGTGAGGCGCCGCCACGCATCCCGGAGCAGACTGCTTGGGGCTTGACTCTGCCGAAACGGAGCCAATGCTCCCTTGCGCAGGTTTGTTCCAGCAAGGGCGGGATCGGCAGTACCGGGAGGCTGACCTTCTTCCGCACCCTTAGCCTGACTCAAGGGACCTGAGCCAGTCTGAGTAGTCGTATCGCTGTGTGTGCCAGATGAGGACATTCGTTTCACTCGTAACGGATCCGAGGATCCATAAAGGCATAGGATATGTCAACGGCCAGGTTAAGCAGCACGAACAAGAGCGCGATCACCAGTACGGCCCCCTGGACCGTAGGGTAGTCGCGGGCCAGAATGCGCTCCACCACCAACCGGCCCATTCCCGGCCAGGAAAAGATGGTCTCGGTCAGGATAGCACCGGCAAGAAGCCCGCCGAACTGCAGCCCCAGGACGGTGACGATGGGCAGCAAGGCGTTCTTCATCGCATGCACCATCAGCACGATTCGCTCGTGCTGCCCTTTGGCCCGGGCGGTGCGGATATAGTCCATACCCAGCACTTCCAACAGGCTGGAGCG comes from Chloroflexi bacterium ADurb.Bin180 and encodes:
- the ybhF_1 gene encoding putative ABC transporter ATP-binding protein YbhF: MVQYAIETENMVRIFGQVRAVDGISMRVPAGAIFGFLGPNGAGKTTTLRLLLGLLELNGGSARVLGYDVATQAASIREHTGVLLENDGLYGRLTVYDNLDFMGQVYHLPPRQRQERIRQLLEHLGLWERRDADVTKLSKGMKQKVAVARALLHRPSLVFLDEPSAGLDPVAAVALRQDIQNLARQEGTTVFLTTHNLAEAERICDLVGVIRKGQLLALAAPSQLRDSTSGTTVHFSGQGFSQPVLDRLCALPFVRSATVAGDQLQVELGSGGAVPELVALLVQEGVQIDEVHKGSGSLEEAFVTLMQENQERGGEGLS
- the epmA gene encoding Elongation factor P--(R)-beta-lysine ligase, with amino-acid sequence MVTNWRLASRKRALETRAATINALRDFFRTRQYLEVETPFRIPAPAPESHIDAIPADGWFLHASPELCMKRLVAAGYPRVFQICHCWRAGERGRRHISEFTMLEWYRAGADYTSLMDETEALVTGVVRRVMKRRTLTYQGQAIRLAAQWHRLTVEEAYQHYSGVSAEDALGEGTFDERMVRDIEPLLGHPVPTFLYDYPASRGSLARLRADNPSVAERFELYIAGLELANGFSELVDPAEQSRRFEAEEAYRRSSGKPPYPLAVKFLEELQDMPPCAGIALGVDRLVMLMHDTDSIDDVVAFTPEEL
- the efp gene encoding Elongation factor P, translated to MYTVSDLRKGLTIAIDNEPYTVISFEFTKPGKGQGIYRTRLRNMLNGSIIDRTYRSGESLEQAILEQRTMQYLYHESGTYHFMDTKSFEQMGIAEDALGDAANYLIDNVSVEVLFFQDRPIGVNVPNFVNLRVVKSAPWAKGDTSSSDLKTVTLETGLQMKVPPFVNEGELVQIDTRTGSYVTRVKG
- the plsY gene encoding Glycerol-3-phosphate acyltransferase produces the protein MQFIQFAVMAVIAYVIGSFPTGYLAARFFKGVDPRQHGSGRTGGTNILRTAGKGAALITVIGDLLKGLLAVLVARFWIGTQVAEVVAGLAAVLGHNRSIFLGFKGGAGSMTNVGALLAMAPYVVPFVAVAAYVAGRVSRIASLVSVAAAATSIIVLGIGYLLHFTPVAYLLYGVLAGLLILFELRPNLHRLSNGTERRVDNY
- the gsiD_2 gene encoding Glutathione transport system permease protein GsiD — translated: MSSSGTHSDTTTQTGSGPLSQAKGAEEGQPPGTADPALAGTNLRKGALAPFRQSQAPSSLLRDAWRRLTRDKLAIVGMGIIGLFVLAAVLAPLLAPYDPTAQKILLRRQPPSRQHWMGLDEVGRDIFSRIIYGARVSLQIGLLSVSMAIVVGAILGAVAGFVGGWVDNVIMRLMDILLAFPGLLLAIAVVSILGPGLMNMLYAIAFVSIPTYARIMRASVLSVKEQEFVLAARAVGVPTARILWREILPNAITPVLVAGTLGIATAILDAAGLSFLGLGARPPTPEWGSMLGEGRGSVFTAPHIVLFPGLAIMLNVLGFNLLGDGLRDALDPRLRM
- a CDS encoding ABC-2 family transporter protein; protein product: MNDILIVMVKELKEFWRARGGMRSRLVSFLPIFFVFGVFWPLQGREAWTSVPFLPGMLFMLLPLTLAGSTAADSFAGERERHTLETLLSTRLSDRDIYAGKVLATTLYCTGLVWACALIALITLNLTRGNEPIFWYAGISWLLIIVGTLLLAVLMTAIGVLVSLRAATVRAAAQTFSLITLVVFVGVPLLVQFLPASVQLALAQALTTSDMTLVAILAGVVIAIADLVLLALGTARFQRTRLILEE
- the glnQ gene encoding Glutamine transport ATP-binding protein GlnQ, encoding MGMAENIIEIAHVSKRFGRVVALDDVSLNVERGEVVVIIGPSGSGKSTFLRCINHLESVDSGRIVVDGIPLTEAKNIDKVREEVGMVFQLFNLFPHLTALQNITLAQTVVRKRSQEEATSIARELLIKVGIPDKADAYPAQLSGGQQQRVAIARALAMQPKIMLFDEPTSALDPEMIKEVLDVMLDLAREGMTMVVVSHEMGFVKAAARRIVFMCEGHIVEETSPDGLSLATCKEERTRQFLGKILS
- the glnP gene encoding Glutamine transport system permease protein GlnP, which translates into the protein MAVKKGLPRSTKGGPGPERRALWERLDQWWLLFLGVALFTVYLARSRPDPYLRILVFLRDGLRVTVGVTTVSFVFIMLVGLIGGLGRISKVPLIKGIASVYVEIIRGIPLLVQLMFIYYASPIVIRELGFKLANSWPTLSARLVAVKINPYGAAVVGLTICYGAFMSEIFRAGIESIPKGQMEAARSLGMGYIKAMRYVILPQAIRTILPPVGNEFISLLKDSSLVSVVAVADLTRRGREFMASTFMPLETWLMVALVYLLMTLFLSRVVAYVEERTSYYR
- a CDS encoding Glycosyl hydrolase family 57 yields the protein MSRVTRIIAWLLVLVVLFGCAPKPTPVPPTATPPPTPTSVPEEPLYLSIIWHQHQPRYYKDPATGVYSKPWVRAHAQKDYYDMAAMLKKYPGVKATFNLTPSLIFQLEDLIAGARDQYWILAEKPAAELTEEDKVYLLKRFFDANWDHIIKIYPRYAELLAKRGSDDSDATVQKALLSYTEADYRDLQVWFNLAWFDPDFLAEEPLKSLVTKGRDFSEADKGIVFDKALEVIKMVLPIHKELQDAGQIEVTFTPYTHPILPLLYDTDLAKIGMPDAKLPERFSFPNDAIAQVQKGVEKYKALFGREPRGMWPGEGAVAQEIVKMVSDAGVIWMASGEQVLAKSLGLEGFTRNSKDVVQQADQLYRPYYVQQGTGRPVGMVFRDLLISDKVGFTYSGTPGDVAADDLMKRLRDIKAELKAENATGPHLVTVLLDGENAWEYYDNDGKAFLNALYQRLTDARDIVTITPSEYLAKFPDQRKITKLWPGCWFTPDYSTWIGEDEENTAWNYLLKTRTMLINRRNTVAAKTYDAAMELMYFAEGSDWFWWYGSDQSVADERAFDTMYRQTLVDIYRTMGEDVPDWLYVPIMPPQAAAPTQEVAGLFTPVVDGQAGHDEWAQAGYYFKSGGAMARAEDVISGLYYGYDKKNIYLRVEGRSDWLTLAPELTIAAYLSNPHSKLINTFSRFGAMATPKTILGFGAAGEAAVQIKAGQVSAAYSAAKGYSEWDKPTSLNEVAVKGNTVELVIPFKNLPDLEAGDRVNLILVVSRGGVDIDSAPLGGPAQLVVPDISAVTAVLTLDDAEKDDHGPGSYTYPTDGVFPAQCFDARQFVAGYDDNNLVLTFSVFGPVANPWGSAVNLSVQTFDAYIDVDGKPGSGSRMLLPGRNAAVAAEDAWDYVVWVEGWTPGLYRVDSKGAPQKVDVSLKIVVDPSGKKVTVRVPRSAFSSWEPREWGYLAVVLGQEGYPAAGVWRVREVEAQNAQWRFGGAPADTNHTRIIDVYLPAGAAKTQEQWLSTYPASQEKDMDKLTPDDFAQLPMLRAQ
- the nth gene encoding Endonuclease III; this encodes MPPGSSATPQEQAQAVFHRLQHLYGDPPSFPRLDPISELVCTIISQNTNDRLRDQAYKTLRQRFPTWEQVRDAPEDQVVGAIQVAGLGQTKGPHIQSALRRITTERGRLELEFLRGMPVEEAKGWLTAMKGVGPKTAAIVLLFSLDRPAFPVDTHIHRVSRRLGLVPQSTSREKAHQLLEQLMPPETYYPLHLNLIRHGREVCVARKPRCDQCPLRDLCQYYSSITVPQE